A genome region from Sardina pilchardus chromosome 22, fSarPil1.1, whole genome shotgun sequence includes the following:
- the vps25 gene encoding vacuolar protein-sorting-associated protein 25, giving the protein MSFEWPWQYNFPPFFTLQPNVDTRQKQLAAWCSLALSYCRHRKLYTLDVLEAQESPLFNNKKIERKLSVEAIQVVFEELRKKGNLEWSDKNKSRCLIMWRRPEEWGKLIYQWVSKNGMVNSVFTLYELANGDDTESEEFHGLEEGMLLRSLQALQTDGKAEIITMDDGKGVKFF; this is encoded by the exons ACTACAGCCCAATGTTGACACTCGACAGAAGCAGCTGGCGGCTTGGTGCTCGCTCGCGCTGTCCTACTGCAGACACCGAAAGCTGTACACGCTGGATGTGCTCGAGGCCCAGGAGAGCCCGCTcttcaacaacaagaaaatCGAAA GAAAGCTGTCAGTGGAGGCAATCCAAGTTGTCTTTGAAGAACTGAGGAAAAAAG GGAACCTAGAATggtcagacaaaaacaaaagccgCTGCCTGATAATGTGGCGACGGCCAGAGGAGTGGGGCAAGCTGATCTACCAATGG GTCTCTAAAAACGGCATGGTGAACTCTGTCTTTACACTCTACGAGCTCGCAAATGGTGACGACACAGAGAGCGAAG AGTTCCACGGGCTGGAGGAGGGGATGCTTCTGCGTTCGCTGCAAGCGCTTCAAACGGACGGCAAGGCCGAGATCATCACCATGGACGACGGGAAGGGCGTGAAGTTCTTTTGA